DNA sequence from the Coregonus clupeaformis isolate EN_2021a chromosome 13, ASM2061545v1, whole genome shotgun sequence genome:
gaatcgatgaatcaacaacaatgacatcaacacttcagcctattataacaacagtgagaagcaattcaactctttcaacattgacagttattaaagctataaatatatcacatttgattacaagggtgccaatcgctccagcaccaattttagaggaaaagactgtcattagggttaggatgggtggtacagctcatcttccttgtagatgtgagagatggagtgggggtggtgacgttcctcccacatggagagataattatggagaagaagtgttgttatcaggaccagaagtagaagctgtgacccctagtcaaaggaagtatattttgtacaacgatatgaagtggaagagggttatgagtgattgctcacttattttgcgtaatgttacatggaaagatcagggagaatatttgtgtacttatttagtgcaagcattaaaatttgttccggctaagaattattggttaaaaggctatgtaactcgtaaggtgacgcttatgatggaagatttgaagtctgttgaagcttccacagtcaccaaaggagttcaggagaagtacattaaagtagccactccaacaataaataatacacagaggatatctgtaactttcccactggaaatagttaagagtgttaataaatcaactaaagcaactattttaatagtaactttgaaagagattaatggtacgacggcaataacaaatgtaggaaatatgacacagacaccaacaacaacttttctgaaactaaaggatgtagcaagagtgactcaggagtttatgatacggatggagagtgctgtcaatggtagtaaggatagtgttgaaataggagagcagatggtagtagagaatgatgtagattcatctgaaatagtgcagaatactatcatggaggtacaggatgagttctttgattttaatggaagacaagaagatatatctgatcaataccgctcgttagggaagagagaaactaaatggaaggcatatggatttgattcttctgttttgcaaattaaagatggatgggcaggtaggaatctttggttccagcagttaactcattctgtaagatcagtgaggaatcttgagggtccatgcctgttgagaattccagcaccaggcacatggggttctatcttagagacggtggctaaacctctatcaagtacgtgtcaatcttatgctttatcatggctgttgtatcagcaacaatcattaacagatacaataatgtcgttgtcgaaacatttgtttaggcctaggtttaagtgtaattggttaaatgaattaccctatgtgaatttgttagatgggaaggaaaatcagttaacagcgcttcatgaagcattggaggtgaaaccagtgagggctaaaagctgtttttgttctaataaaacatatgagggaaagggtatgtttatgggaatatcagattgtgatgattatatgatgactttgggtaagcatgaacataaggttagtaatgagaaatataatgtaactttttatgttccagttagtaagaagagcaggactttgatggtgaaagatcagcttttgcctggtaatgtgactattgggaattttagagatatttggtgggtttgtggtgataaagtgtatatattcttaccctatggatggacaggatgttgttacatgtcaacgttgaagcttccatatgaggtttttaccatatgagtctaggtttggaaatagggtgataAAGGGACATGgcggaatttcatagtctggaagcctaccattggaggataagtctaggagagaagtggggactgggactttttccatggtatggtgtaaaatttttggcagatcacattgataataatacctatactttgcagggttttgcaaatgaaacgataagagggtttaaccttctgtcgaatactcaaagaagtcacagactgacgctgttgaaacgggggatgattgttatactttgttatactttgatcccagatagttccgataatatcactagtgttatagatgcattgaagaatataagggatgcgtttggtagatctgaaggagctggatggtcagcgaaggcttggttgcaagatcagttaggcccagtgggagcagtgatagttcagattttagtagcagctctgatagcgctgtgtgtgatgttttgcttttgtactttgttattgacttttgcgaaggctatgatattgagatgggttggagttgtgatgcctggagaaaacactcagatgccgttgttacctgttactgatctagatgaagatgaacaagtgggactggatggagtattgatggatagatatccattttgaatatccgatcatttttcaaatgtttttaaatattagTATGATTGtagtattttgtgatgaatcCAATGGGGGAAATTGAAtgagattcattttatatatcatttttatatttttagttgatattgatgttttaatttgaatgtgttgttttgcaaaatatactgtttggtcttttcttttcttccagaagcatatgggggaatgtgtagaggggattcaaatactcaaacatgaacaatatgaatggactggaggaagtggaacaaggaaggtgtggaaatgttcagattccatcatcgacgttgcattggaagtcgacactgctgaggagatgaagtatagtggactacattccagtgtctgcaatgatatatagacatatttgcatgtgtaatacataatttgtgtcatattctttctgtattaatttttgtagaatgatatttgctgttattgggtacatgtggggatctcagatgtttttgtttattttgtggatgcttagggatattgggtctaggcagggatagagagaatccacaggagggtccgatgggtcgaccagcctgaatgtggacatttttgattgtattttgtttgctgaggctctCATGTGTATtaaaattgcatcatagtttaaaatgcattgataaacatttatgaattgatctggagtacttaggtggttgcctggggcagaggggccgtgagagaattttactgtcttgattgattgatggatatttggaaagaaagctgccagacaggtttttcgctctcacactccataaagatttgttcatatttcatagaaatgtatttacactccatagaaaaatgtgtttttggtttattgttaaagatactcaataagagaacttgttatttgtcataatcctattctttttgttttcgagacttaatcagtctcgaaggggggaaatatgtggtgtctaaggaatttatgactttgctaacgtttgcaaatggtatcttggaggatgttgattctgcttagggaagcatctggggagcagttttataggggcaatctagaacagaggaagtctgttgtgtggagtcatgggattggtctctaggggaaaccacccatatcatggtaaagattataaatacttggtggggacaaaggaggacagaacaacatattattttgggtcgTTGTTCTCCAaatgcctgcagatgtctgtaaacttacactgaaatcttgtgatataaataaacctttataatcaaagtacagtgtaagcggactccttgttctcacagcaaaaTTAGCATTATTATTTAGATACCACACTAAtaataaaaaagaagaagaacCGTTACACTATGGTAATGTGACTAATAATCAGGTATGTCAAGATCAGATGGGTGTGGTAATTTCTTGTTATATCAACTGTCATTAGGTTATAATTTCATGCCGTCACAATTTAAGACTAGTACTTGCATTAACTGTAAGCTTTTCTTCACCCACATACTTGAATGTGTGTCAAACTTACCATCAACTTGCTGATTATACATTTAATGACCTAGTAGCCTAATGCAGGATCTTACCACTAGGGGCTGGTGGAAGCTGGGGCACTGTAAGCTGGGCTTGTTTGGGTTCATTAGTCTTTTTCTGGAGTACTTCACTTCCATCAACATCTTACGAAGCacaatacaattttttttaaatttatttcaTCTACTTCCTGATGCATGTAATACACACAATGGAATAAGACTAGTTAAGAAATCCTCAACAGGTGGCTCTACATGGAATCTGATTGGTTTAGTCACCGCCCTCTTTGCTGGTTCCTCGTCAGATTCAACATTGGAGGTGTCAACCCCCCGTTTGGCTCGTTGCTCTGCCACAGAGAAATTGTCTGTACGTGCAATAAACATagtcataaatactttcctattacagtggaggaaaaaagtatttagtcagccaccaattgtgcaagttctcccacttaaaaagatgagagaggcctgtaatattcatcataggtacacgtcaactatgacaaacaaaatgaggaaaaaaaatacagaaaatcacattgtaggattttctatgaatttatttgcaaattatggtggaaaataagtatttggtcaataacaaaagtttctcaatactttgttatataccctttgttggcaatgacacaggtcaaatgttttctgtaagtcttcacaaggttttcacacactgttgctggtattttggcccattcctccatgcagatctcctctagagcagtgatgttttggggctgtcgctgggcaacacggacattcaactccctccaaagattttctatggggttgagatctgtagactggctaggccactccaggaccttgaaatgcttcttacgaagccactccttcgttgcccgggcggtgtgtttgggatcattgtcatgctgaaagacccagccacgtttcatcttcaatgcccttgctgatggaaggaggttttcactcaaaatatcacgatacatggccccattcattctttcctttacacggatcagttgtcctggtccatttgcagacaaacagccccaaagcatgatgtttccacccccatgcttcacagtaggtatggtgttctttggatgcaactcagcatctTTGTCCTCataacacgacgagttgagtttttaccaaaaagttatattttggtttcatctgaccatatgacattctcccaatcctcttctggatcatccaaatgcactctagcaaacttcagacgggcctggacatgtactggcttaagcagggggacacgtctggcactgcaggatttgagtccctggcggcgtagtgtgttactgatggtaggctttgttactttggtcccagctctctgcaggtcattcactaggtccccccgtgtggttctgggatttttgctcaccgttcttgtgatcattttgaccccacggggtgagatcttgcgtggagccccagatcgagggagattatcagtggtcttgtatgtcttcatttcctaataattgctcccacagttgatttcttcaaaccaagctgcaaaccagggcggcaggtagcttagtgggtaagagcgttgtgccagtaaccgaaaggtcgctggttctaatccccgagccgactaggtgaaaaatctgtcgatgtgcccttaagcaaggcacttaaccctaattgctcatgtaagtcgctctggataagagcgtctgctaaataatgtaatttgtaatttgtaattttacctattgcagattcagtcttcccagcctggtgcaggtctacaattttgtttctggtgtcctttgacagctctttggtcttggccatagtggagtttggagtgtgactgtttgagggtgtggacaggtgtcttttatactgataacaagttcaaacaggtgccattaatacaggtaacgagtggaggacagaggagcctcttaaagaagaagttacaggtctgtgagagccagaaatcttgcttgtttgtaggtgaccaaatacttattttccaccataatttgcaaataaattcattaaaaatcctacaatgtgattttctggaaaaaaaattctcaatttctctgtcatagttgacgtacctatgatgaaaattacaggcctcatctttttaagtgggagaacttgcacaattggtggctgactaaatacctttttcccacACTGTAACACTGGCAAAACAGGGTATTGAGTATTTGTAACTCACATAGTAATACTTTCAGCAAATACATATAGTACTTAAGAGGGGGAAGTTACTGACTCTACTGACCAGGAGTGGGTTGCACCAGTTAGACGCTAATAAGGTGTAAGAGATAAGTTGGGCCTACCTACACCCGACATAATGATTTAGAAAATTGAACAAGATGCGACATGACTAGTCATGAAACACTTACCTTGGAAACTAGTTATAGAGTTATACTATACGTCTACCCCACATTACACTTAGTTTTTACACCCTGGCGTAGCAAAAGCTATTACTTACAACCAGGTGGTGACACAGGTTTACGCCTGGCTTAGAACATATTCTACGTTAGAACTAGCCTTACGTATAGGAGTATGTTCAACTGAtgcaacctgctccagagccacaCAACCAAGCATACATTGCAATATAAACGGTAGTGGATGGATACAGTAAAATATTATTTTACCAGTGGATGAAAAGATGGAAATTCTGTACTTCTCCCATAATAATTTGTCAGGCCGGTCTCCTCTCTTAATCATTGTTGCGCTGGCATTTCTTGGCCAGTAGCAACACAGGACCTGCAAGATATGAGACTCTGTTTAAAGTTAACTATTTATCCATCTCTTTGCCTGAAAGGGGTAAACCATTTAACTGATCAActcaccccatctctcttctccacccACTGCTCTGGTACAACTTCAACAGTGTTCTCTTTTACAAAATGTACAACATAATAACGCTGTGTGCCCTGTGcagaaaaacaaaacaccaaTTCCACACTGTTCAGTCTCTTGATTTACCAGCCAAGATAGTTTGCAAAACTAATACAGCTTGTGAACTTGGCTGTAGCCAACACGAGTGCCATGGTCCTCCTCAAGAATAATAGCTTGCTTAGCAAGACTGCTCTTTGCAATGAGatgcatttgtgtgctccttgTAGTCGTGCGTAAAGTCCAATACAGTCTTGAGTCACAAGGACTCAGCGTGTAAGATTCCAGATGCTGAAACACCCTGCAGAGGTCAATGTTGTTCTTCATCAGGACCTAAGAACACGATTACTGAACCCTGTAACACAGGCTGTGGTTACACGCGGCACTATCCAAATAACGTAGCTGGGCTAAACTATCTATTAGGCAACTGGTTAATTAGCTAACTTGCAAGCTTCCTCGCTAGTTAGATAGCCTGACATCATCAAAATGTCTTTATATGGGGAGCTGGGAGTACACTAACGTACTTGGTTTAAATAGCACACGCTGGATAACTTACCTTTCGTAAAAACTTCCAAGAGGTGAACTGTGTTCGGGCAGTCAGAGTCGATGGTGTCTTCGCTGTTCAGCTGTGTTGTTTCACTTTTACCAATTAGTACCGTAGGTGTTTCTTTCTGGCTCCAGCCTCAGTATTGTTAGTTGCAGTATTTATAGTTGCAGTATTTTATATTTGCAATGACGGATAATGGAGTCAAAGGGAATATTCAGGATCAACCGTCGTCAGGCCACCACTACTGCTGATTTTTTAAAatgcaaatagtttgggtagccatgattagctgttcaggagtcttatggcttgggggtagaagctgttgagaagtcttttggacctagacttggcactccggtaccacttgccgtgcggtagtagagagaacagtctatgactagggtggctggagtctttgacaattttgagggccttcctctgacacattcATAAATGAATATAATACAAAAATACTATTTTTAGGTATCGTTCCCTCTTCCATAGGCCTATACTGAGGTCAAAATTACATTATGAATTTCCATACATTTATTAAATCGGTAGAATTATGGAAAAATAAATTGAGGAGGGGAAGAGCTGTATCCACTTCCTTTACTCCAAGCACAAGTATGctggccagtgttgccaactcctcagtaaggaaagtagctattgggtGTCCTAAAAGTTGCTAGatgtcgctaaatgacgtcatcacctcaTTTGCATAATTGCCCATGttcatgtaattgtgatggaggctgtaggagagaggaataacgttgtgggagagacaaaaagtgagtaaaaaacaccctacatttacatcccgccctgaatgtaagccagtcTGGACGCgaaggggtgaacatctcctgctctgactgcagctgggagggactgctgcgcgaggactgggccgcctgtgagtgctttgggacaggggtaacaaagcacccgctgctcgttgagaagagtaagaacgatacgtgctttcacgtcagagtctccaaaagtctccaataacaacagaaaaagtcgctagatttgtcgctagtcgctttttaaaaaatgtgtcgctagaggggtctgaaaactagctaaatatagcgacaaagttgctaagttggcaacactgatgCTGGCCCCAATATCTTGGGATCTAAAGTACTTATTTAGAAGGTAACAAATGTTCCTACACACTTAGAAAGACAATGTTACAAGTGTACCGCCACTTGACTTACAGACGACGttccaaaatgtatttctatCATTCTGATTGTAACGTTATATGAAGACAAACCATAGCTCTAAATGTAACGTTATGAAATATTCCTAGGATATCTCCAAAATAACATGATATTCAGAACCTTTCATGGACTACCAAGGAACGTTTTTAATGTTCCCATGATGTCTGTATAGCGAAGGGATATTTATAACCTCTATAATACTTATTAGAAACGTTATGAATGTGCCTATAATGTCCCAAACGGGCTATGACATTCAGTACCTCTGGAAGACTTAAGGGGAATGTTACAAATGTCTCAGTTAAGTTCCTTGTTAGCtgggctacagtagcctacaatggcatataaattaatagcctacttgatggccaactgATGCAAATGTAGCCTATCATTTTCCACATTTAATGTAATTTTCATTGTGGACGTTTTCCCATAACAGAAGCATGCtagggagttccataacttccatttccaATTTCCACACTTGCAGCGCTCCAGATCCTAGAACTGCGCATGAGTAAAACCCTTTACTTTAAATCACCTCTGAGCGAATTTATCTAAAGAGTAAAAAAAAATGCGGACATAGCAACCGTGCTTTTGTCACAATATTGCAAGTGCAGAGAGGAAATTATGTCtcagttttgtggttgtggtgcAGAATGTGAAAGAAATCCCATGCTTCTGCTTTCTCTGTTGAGTATATGACTTCGATTGGGGCTCAATGGAGCTGGCTGAAAGGTACAGCATTCCAATGAATGACTATGAGGATGCCACAGGGTTACAGACCCGAGGTGCAAGGACACCTAGAACAGAGGACATCTACCAGTCTCTTCAGTCTCCAAACATaacatatagacagagagaggccaGTGAGTATTTGGTTCATATTTTCTAGTACACTCAAATAAATCGGTCAGTTGTGACTTTAAATTAATAAATATGTAGGCCTGCATGACTAATAATAAAGTATGATTGAGAAGACAGTATTAATCTAATTTAGTAACTTATGCATTTCAGGGCCACATGACAGGATGCAATGGAAAACATTTGTGTCCCCTCTGCTCCTCTTCAATGCACTTTTACTGATGATCATTCTGGTAATTGTTGGAGTTCACTGTAAGTAATTTAATCAACAATGCACTACTGAATATTTGATTGTTGTGATGATTATTATGTGAGGTTCTAAAAATGAAGAATAGCTGGGGTTTGAGTGTAAAAGACAGCTCTGTCTGTCACCAACCACTGTTCCTAACCAAGTGTTCTACTCTTGTAGTTCATACTCTAAAACCTAAATACTATTAGTTGGTTCAACCAGTGCAAGACGCAAACCTGTTCAACCTATTAGTCATCTCAGGATTAAATATCTTTTTTAAAAGAGCAGCTTTCTTATTATTTTTTGCCAGATTCCCATTTCACCGGGGCAATATCATCTGAAAATGGAGGTGGGTGACTTCATATGGCTACTGTACTGTATAAGTTATATAAATCACACAAATTACCTCTATTTAGTAGATAAAGATTAAACACAACCTGTGGAATGTCTTGCTGTAGTTTGTTTAGTTGTTTAATTAGAAAGTACTGTGTTCTATTTCATTACCGGAAAATCCCAACTTCCAAGTCAAATTTCCACTTCGTctctcattgacatcaatgcatgactaaTGCATGATGTAACACATTTGACTTCACTGGAAGTTATGATTCACCACTAACATTATAGATTCAGCACATTTGATGTGGTCACACTTTCACGCATGGAGGAACCAATACTAGTATGTTACATTCAGATTTCAGACAGAATGAAGAAATGTGGCATCTCTATCACAATGGGTTCTATCTATTCTGGCAAAGTGTGGGGGATTGCCTAACTGCTGATAGCTTCTGTCAGCAGAGAAACGCCACTCTGACCACATTACAGCCACATAACAGGGTATGTCAGCTTGTATACTCTGTCTGTGAAATATTATACACTTGCAGTGTCTATATAGAATACAATTAACTTTCAGTGTCAGGTCATACATTTTCAGTTCAAAAATATTTATTCTGAGCTAAAGGTGTAAAATGCATAAAGATTAAAAGCATGAGTTTGAATACATAGGTTTGGTTGTTGGCCAGGGCCAGAGGACAGCAGCTTTGGGTCCTTGAGCTGAGGGATATGACCGAGTTGTCTGCAGATGGTGCCACAGAGGTTCAGAATAATACAATCTTTCATAATCCTTTTTATAT
Encoded proteins:
- the LOC121580308 gene encoding uncharacterized protein LOC121580308, with the protein product MELAERYSIPMNDYEDATGLQTRGARTPRTEDIYQSLQSPNITYRQREARPHDRMQWKTFVSPLLLFNALLLMIILVIVGVHYSHFTGAISSENGDFRQNEEMWHLYHNGFYLFWQSVGDCLTADSFCQQRNATLTTLQPHNRVWLLARARGQQLWVLELRDMTELSADGATEEDGEYGDDCALLTGDPTQASMSPGHRKSKGWVCERKASPPHVSGNQ